A window of Mucilaginibacter paludis DSM 18603 contains these coding sequences:
- a CDS encoding DUF3109 family protein — MIEVQSTLVHEDVVRENFVCNLNKCKGACCLEGDSGAPLEAAELDILNEIYPKVKPFMTAKGIATVEEVGTYVTDFEGDYTTPCVDINKECAYVIWENGITKCAIEKAWENGAVDWQKPISCHLYPIRVTAYPEFDVLNYDRWSICSPACTFGDELQVRVHEFLKGPLIRKYGQEWYAELENQVSGM, encoded by the coding sequence ATGATTGAAGTTCAAAGCACGCTGGTGCATGAAGATGTTGTGAGAGAGAATTTTGTGTGTAATCTTAACAAGTGCAAGGGTGCCTGCTGCCTCGAAGGCGATTCGGGCGCGCCGCTGGAAGCTGCGGAACTTGATATTTTAAATGAGATATACCCCAAAGTAAAACCCTTCATGACGGCTAAAGGAATAGCGACCGTTGAGGAGGTGGGCACCTATGTAACCGATTTTGAAGGTGATTATACTACACCTTGCGTAGACATCAATAAAGAGTGCGCCTACGTGATCTGGGAAAACGGGATTACCAAATGCGCCATTGAAAAGGCCTGGGAAAATGGCGCTGTGGACTGGCAAAAGCCCATTTCTTGTCATTTGTACCCCATTCGTGTTACCGCATACCCGGAGTTTGACGTATTGAATTACGACCGCTGGAGTATTTGCAGCCCGGCATGTACCTTTGGTGACGAGTTGCAGGTACGCGTACACGAATTTTTAAAAGGTCCGCTTATCCGAAAATACGGACAGGAATGGTATGCCGAGTTAGAAAACCAGGTTTCTGGAATGTAG
- a CDS encoding DUF3108 domain-containing protein: protein MKYLFLFFLTALISINAGAQELPKDATSSFQPGEHLHYKLKYGIFTAAEAELQVLNGDIKFDGKPSYHIIADGRTTGTFDIFYKVRNRYESYIDCNTLLPYRYKENRREGKYRHSDDITFNHDDNKITATKGVYPFTGKVFDFPSAYFYARCLDMSKVKIGEKLVFHYFLEDKIQALTITYIGKETVDCSMGKFNCLKFNPEIIPGNIFRKDSKFYLWITDDKNRIPVKAQVEVIVGSLTMDLVEAKGLKYPLNNQ, encoded by the coding sequence ATGAAATATTTGTTTTTGTTTTTTTTAACTGCACTTATCAGCATCAATGCCGGTGCCCAAGAGCTACCTAAAGACGCAACATCATCGTTCCAACCGGGGGAACATTTGCATTACAAGTTAAAGTACGGAATTTTTACCGCTGCCGAGGCTGAACTGCAGGTGCTTAATGGCGATATTAAATTTGATGGTAAACCAAGCTATCATATTATAGCCGATGGAAGAACTACCGGTACCTTTGATATTTTTTACAAAGTGCGCAACCGGTACGAATCATATATCGACTGCAATACCTTACTGCCCTACCGCTATAAAGAGAATCGCCGTGAAGGCAAATACAGGCATAGCGATGATATTACCTTTAATCACGACGATAACAAAATTACAGCTACTAAAGGTGTGTATCCATTTACCGGCAAGGTGTTTGATTTTCCGTCGGCTTATTTTTATGCGCGCTGCCTGGATATGTCGAAAGTGAAAATTGGCGAGAAATTAGTGTTTCATTACTTTTTAGAAGATAAGATTCAGGCTCTCACCATAACCTATATAGGTAAAGAAACCGTTGACTGCTCCATGGGTAAATTTAACTGCCTGAAATTTAATCCCGAAATTATTCCTGGTAATATTTTCAGAAAGGATAGTAAGTTTTATCTTTGGATTACTGACGATAAAAACCGGATACCGGTAAAGGCTCAGGTTGAAGTAATTGTTGGTAGCCTCACCATGGATCTGGTTGAAGCAAAAGGCTTAAAATATCCCTTAAATAATCAATAA
- a CDS encoding DUF2480 family protein, with protein MDIQEEIVNKVAQSGLVSLDPASFYPPGERVVYDIKENLFMGLMLREKDFREFVKTHNWQQYQDKNVALTCTADAIVPTWAYMLLANRMAPYAREVVFGDLATLETVLFEKAMYALDVEQYRDQRVVIKGCGDIHVPESAYVELTKRLTAVVKSLMYGEPCSTVPIYKRRD; from the coding sequence ATGGATATCCAGGAAGAAATAGTAAATAAGGTTGCCCAAAGCGGTTTGGTTAGCCTTGACCCGGCAAGTTTTTACCCACCGGGTGAGCGTGTGGTTTACGATATCAAAGAAAATCTTTTTATGGGCCTGATGCTTCGTGAAAAAGATTTCCGCGAGTTTGTTAAAACTCATAACTGGCAGCAATACCAGGATAAAAACGTGGCCCTTACCTGCACTGCTGATGCCATTGTACCTACCTGGGCCTATATGTTGCTGGCAAACAGGATGGCTCCTTATGCCCGCGAAGTTGTTTTTGGCGATTTAGCTACCTTAGAGACTGTATTGTTCGAAAAAGCAATGTATGCTTTAGATGTTGAACAATATCGCGACCAGCGTGTTGTAATTAAGGGATGCGGAGATATACACGTTCCAGAATCGGCTTATGTGGAGTTAACAAAAAGGCTAACTGCCGTAGTAAAAAGTTTAATGTATGGTGAGCCTTGCTCAACGGTACCGATCTATAAACGAAGAGATTAA
- a CDS encoding peptidylprolyl isomerase: MGIMGFLRERFGKIVAAIIGLALFAFIATEVVQYGKSYFNGSANDVGEVDGEKIKKDDFDKKVDQNTANFKQQSGQGAINPQITSYIQETTWSQTVSQLILQKEIDKLGLVVGVDETKDMISGPTPNQLILQNFGNQQTGQFDRSALNEFLGRLRVAKADDPIKATWANFVTQMIEGKKIEKYITLVKNGLYVNSLDAKDDYEAKNKLVNFKYVALDYASIPDNKITLTDDDYKSYYDEHKKQFKNQQELRSLAYVAFDASPSKDDSAAVKEQITKLIPEFKAATDDSLFVAVNAESKTPLIYQKKGQLDPQIDSLMLNASKGFTYGPYFSNGYYKVAKLVDSRFSPDSVKARHILISIQAEGSPEKAVAKADSLKKLIQSGKKTFAELAPLNSIDKGSAVKGGDLGTFARGSMIPVFEDAVFNGKKGDIKIVTSQYGVHLIEILDQKGSSKVVKVAVVDKPLEPSSKTKSAAYSKAQAFLGSLNKNNFDEEVKKAGLTKKTAEDLNGLASSAPGLDNIRDLVRWAFKADKGDFTDQVYEPGNEYVIAQLTEIKPKGVLSLEAVKKQIQPAVLNIAKAKQLAPKLQAATNGSSTIDQVAQKSNTQVTPVQNIVFANPIVPGAGQENKLIGAIFGSQPNKVSKVIEGDRGVYVYVVDSFLNPAPLNNALRQKEQIGQILLQRAEGGILEALKNKANVKDYRAKVL, encoded by the coding sequence ATGGGTATAATGGGGTTTTTGCGCGAAAGGTTTGGAAAAATAGTAGCTGCTATTATTGGCCTCGCGCTTTTTGCTTTTATTGCAACCGAAGTAGTTCAGTATGGCAAGTCGTATTTTAACGGTTCGGCTAACGATGTTGGCGAGGTTGACGGCGAAAAAATAAAGAAAGACGACTTTGATAAAAAGGTTGATCAAAACACGGCAAACTTTAAGCAGCAATCAGGCCAGGGTGCTATTAACCCTCAAATTACAAGCTACATCCAGGAAACCACCTGGAGCCAAACGGTAAGCCAGCTTATCCTTCAAAAAGAAATTGATAAATTAGGTTTGGTAGTTGGTGTTGACGAAACCAAGGACATGATCAGCGGCCCTACCCCTAATCAGTTAATCCTGCAAAATTTTGGCAACCAGCAAACCGGTCAGTTTGACAGAAGCGCGTTAAACGAGTTTTTAGGCAGACTGAGAGTGGCCAAGGCCGACGATCCGATTAAAGCTACCTGGGCAAATTTTGTTACCCAGATGATTGAGGGCAAAAAGATTGAAAAATACATAACCCTTGTAAAAAATGGTTTGTATGTAAACAGCCTTGATGCTAAAGATGATTACGAAGCCAAAAATAAACTGGTTAACTTTAAATATGTAGCCCTTGATTATGCTTCTATACCTGATAACAAGATAACCCTTACTGATGATGATTATAAAAGTTATTATGATGAACATAAAAAACAATTTAAAAATCAACAGGAGTTAAGAAGCCTTGCATATGTTGCTTTTGATGCATCGCCATCTAAAGACGACTCTGCTGCCGTAAAAGAGCAGATCACCAAATTAATACCCGAGTTTAAAGCGGCCACTGACGATTCGTTATTTGTAGCTGTTAATGCAGAAAGCAAAACGCCGTTAATCTATCAGAAAAAAGGACAACTTGATCCGCAGATAGATTCATTGATGCTTAACGCATCTAAAGGATTTACTTACGGACCGTATTTTTCAAACGGTTACTATAAAGTAGCCAAATTGGTTGATTCACGTTTTAGCCCTGATTCTGTTAAGGCTCGTCATATCCTGATCAGTATACAAGCCGAAGGGAGCCCTGAAAAAGCAGTTGCCAAAGCCGATTCATTAAAAAAACTGATCCAAAGCGGTAAAAAAACTTTTGCCGAGTTAGCCCCGCTAAACTCTATCGATAAAGGATCGGCTGTTAAAGGCGGCGATCTGGGAACTTTTGCACGCGGATCCATGATCCCTGTTTTTGAAGATGCGGTATTTAACGGCAAAAAAGGAGACATTAAAATTGTTACTTCACAATATGGTGTCCACCTGATTGAAATTTTAGATCAAAAAGGATCATCAAAAGTAGTTAAAGTAGCTGTTGTTGATAAACCGCTTGAGCCAAGCAGCAAAACTAAATCAGCAGCTTACTCTAAAGCTCAGGCATTTTTAGGATCGTTAAACAAAAATAACTTTGACGAAGAAGTTAAAAAGGCAGGCTTGACCAAAAAAACAGCCGAAGATTTAAATGGCTTAGCTTCATCAGCCCCAGGCTTGGATAATATCCGCGATTTGGTACGCTGGGCATTTAAGGCTGATAAAGGTGACTTTACAGACCAGGTTTACGAACCAGGTAACGAATATGTTATCGCTCAATTAACCGAAATTAAACCTAAAGGTGTTTTATCTTTAGAGGCAGTTAAAAAACAAATACAACCTGCGGTTTTAAATATTGCCAAGGCTAAGCAACTTGCTCCTAAATTACAGGCTGCAACAAATGGATCTTCAACTATTGATCAGGTTGCTCAAAAATCAAATACGCAAGTTACGCCGGTACAAAACATTGTTTTTGCTAACCCTATTGTTCCGGGAGCAGGACAGGAAAATAAATTGATTGGCGCCATATTCGGTTCGCAGCCTAATAAGGTATCAAAGGTTATAGAAGGCGATAGAGGCGTATATGTTTATGTTGTGGATAGCTTTTTAAATCCTGCGCCTTTAAACAATGCGCTACGCCAGAAAGAACAAATAGGCCAGATTTTACTTCAAAGAGCAGAAGGTGGCATATTAGAGGCTTTGAAAAATAAGGCGAATGTCAAAGATTACAGAGCTAAGGTTCTGTAA
- a CDS encoding vitamin K epoxide reductase family protein, translated as MDNTILTLVKLIKILKIRINIDTVQQELIEHPNYPSLLSISDFLTEYGVKNMSYYSTVSDLGNLEIPYIAHLVSNDFVLVKESRNGMFSILDKDGKDKKIAIEEFSKEFSGAILIAEPSSASGDPQYLKNKIKFIYNKLHLPTTIFFSSIILSYLLLRNSPFFNNLTLQNEMLVGYKLLGLFFSVLLLIQSIDYSNPFIGKFCIGTITSCNSILSSKAAKVLGGTISLSEIGFFYFLGTLLVFLLNSNSGRVVQFLSIMNVMCLPFTFYSIYYQGVVAKQWCTLCCSIQILLWLEFTQLYRYVLRPLDSDINNNYSLINLLLCFILPILLWSILKPYLIKLQEIKKIKEDLKAFKANEYLFETLLKNQTRYRLLNEDDSFIIGNPQSSNIVTIITNLHCGPCAKTHSKLEEWMSKGFIDFKLQIIFLAIKNNQESEVVVRHMIDLTTNKEKTVGIHALNYWYSLDKKNYNILIERFPVGDFGKTTEKFDKQQEWCNLIEIEVTPTILINGYKLPKPYQVDDIKYFI; from the coding sequence ATGGATAACACGATATTAACACTTGTTAAATTAATTAAAATCTTAAAAATTCGGATAAATATTGATACCGTACAGCAAGAATTAATCGAGCATCCAAATTACCCGAGTTTGTTATCTATAAGTGATTTTTTAACTGAGTACGGTGTTAAAAACATGTCTTATTATTCGACTGTTAGTGATTTGGGCAATCTCGAAATCCCATACATAGCTCATTTAGTGTCTAACGATTTTGTTTTAGTTAAAGAATCCAGGAACGGCATGTTTAGTATTTTAGACAAGGATGGAAAAGACAAAAAAATAGCTATTGAAGAATTTTCCAAAGAGTTTTCAGGTGCTATTTTGATTGCTGAACCGTCGTCGGCTTCAGGAGATCCACAATACTTAAAGAACAAAATCAAATTCATTTACAATAAATTACATTTACCTACAACTATTTTCTTTTCTTCAATAATCCTATCATATTTATTATTGAGGAACAGCCCATTTTTTAATAATCTAACTTTACAAAATGAAATGCTGGTGGGTTATAAGCTTTTGGGGTTGTTTTTTTCAGTCCTTCTATTAATTCAGAGTATTGATTATAGTAATCCATTTATCGGCAAATTTTGCATCGGAACTATTACGAGCTGCAATTCTATATTGTCATCTAAAGCAGCAAAGGTATTGGGAGGGACAATAAGTTTATCCGAAATAGGCTTCTTTTATTTTTTAGGTACCCTCTTGGTTTTTCTCTTAAATAGTAATTCAGGTCGAGTAGTTCAGTTTTTGTCAATAATGAATGTCATGTGTCTACCATTTACTTTTTACTCCATTTATTATCAAGGTGTTGTCGCCAAGCAATGGTGTACACTTTGTTGTTCAATACAAATTTTACTTTGGTTGGAATTTACACAACTTTACAGATATGTTTTACGTCCGCTCGATTCAGATATAAACAATAATTACTCTTTAATTAACTTGTTACTATGTTTTATATTACCTATCTTGCTTTGGTCAATTTTAAAACCCTATTTGATTAAACTACAAGAAATAAAAAAAATCAAAGAAGATTTAAAGGCTTTTAAAGCTAATGAATATTTATTTGAAACGCTTCTGAAAAATCAAACAAGGTATAGGCTGCTTAACGAAGATGATTCCTTCATAATCGGGAATCCACAATCAAGTAATATAGTAACAATTATAACAAACCTTCATTGCGGTCCTTGTGCAAAAACACATAGTAAACTTGAAGAATGGATGTCCAAAGGGTTCATTGACTTTAAACTTCAAATTATTTTTTTGGCCATTAAAAACAATCAAGAAAGCGAAGTTGTGGTGCGACACATGATAGATTTAACTACAAACAAAGAAAAGACTGTCGGTATTCATGCATTAAACTACTGGTATAGTTTAGATAAGAAGAACTACAATATATTAATTGAAAGATTTCCAGTGGGCGATTTTGGTAAAACAACAGAAAAATTCGACAAACAACAAGAGTGGTGTAATCTAATCGAAATCGAGGTTACACCGACAATTTTAATAAACGGATATAAGTTACCCAAGCCATATCAAGTGGATGACATTAAATATTTTATTTAA